A stretch of Aedes aegypti strain LVP_AGWG chromosome 2, AaegL5.0 Primary Assembly, whole genome shotgun sequence DNA encodes these proteins:
- the LOC5567696 gene encoding uncharacterized protein LOC5567696 — METESIVSEPQPSTRGFPTERSTSMTVLSPQGKTNHQQLQQLHPHQPPRVAQLETLEAKMASIEVSLSSATPRRRKGTSLGGGSLSARSSPRPDSAPGREMRSALQDREAVIQNLRLQLGLGKLPRPTGPAFDDEERPAAEQKVTKLRSEAENKKVAIRNLKSALEKLDITDNIDIRIRQAELEYALGREELQLLSLVEEARALQARLDKSKPESNSLYGMLQTGINLTLHAVKATPGRWNASMKTDFPGFWVDWALDGEGLHRGDRIIEVNGKMVPGRTREELQKLMSTSGKCEMVVLRKKSLPFSQQQLHQSQADNVRLKHRISYLEDQVKELIATKDNNTDSGSSQASIINGNGGAHVTSISITSPPSTPPDNKPQIYQRGSFVTTIIDGKPSKTPPNCESPKTHQGHVTTTTIIKECDKINGELTSGNVLKHNLRNSMSSSKISINSDMSNSTAQYYQKKERDKREREARRLERERYMQQYGSKLQRSANDLDNGLDRRHLHYHRSHARSVEYLNGTSDRRKLTLPNEASSRREMRSVKSLDFESDNNKQYASEPSGPMRMRPAPPKKPLRLSLQRAQSLQTVEGIMIDAHSDKKRGMKRSHRSGKPSDMSSQYIENNVPLQTASLGRQKYI, encoded by the exons ACCGTTCTATCACCCCAGGGAAAAACAAATCACCAACAATTACAGCAACTACATCCGCACCAGCCGCCGAGGGTGGCTCAGTTGGAAACACTGGAAGCAAAG ATGGCTAGCATAGAAGTCTCGCTGAGCAGCGCAACACCACGAAGAAGAAAGGGAACCTCTCTCGGAGGAGGTTCCCTCTCGGCTCGGTCATCACCAAGACCGGATTCCGCTCCAGGCAGGGAAATGAGGTCTGCCCTTCAAGATCGAGAAGCAGTAATTCAAAA TCTGCGATTGCAACTCGGGCTGGGGAAACTTCCTAGACCAACAGGACCTGCATTTGACGATGAAGAACGACCAGCTGCTGAACAGAAAGTTACGAAGCTGCGATCGGAAGCGGAAAACAAGAAGGTTGCAATAAGGAACTTGAAGAGCGCGTTGGAAAAGTTGGACATCACTGA CAACATCGACATTCGAATACGCCAAGCAGAGTTGGAATACGCTTTGGGGCGTGAAGAACTGCAGCTATTGTCACTAGTAGAAGAAGCTAGAGCACTTCAGGCTAGGTTAGATAAATCGAAACCAGAGTCCAACTCTCTGTACGGCATGCTCCAAACCGGAATAAACCTAACATTGCATGCCGTAAAAGCCACTCCAGGTCGATGGAATGCCAGTATGAAAACAGACTTTCCCGGTTTCTGGGTTGATTGGGCCCTGGACGGTGAAGGTCTTCATCGAGGCGATCGCATCATTGAAGTGAATGGTAAAATGGTTCCCGGTAGGACACGAGAAGAGTTGCAGAAGCTGATGAGCACGTCTGGTAAATGTGAGATGGTCGTCTTGAGAAAGAAATCTTTACCATTCTCGCAACAACAGTTACATCAATCACAAGCTGACAACGTTCGACTTAAACATCGGATATCGTACTTAGAAGACCAAGTTAAAGAGCTAATTGCAACAAAAGACAATAATACTGATAGTGGTAGTTCTCAGGCTAGTATTATCAATGGCAACGGAGGAGCACATGTTACATCGATAAGCATCACCTCACCGCCTTCAACTCCCCCCGACAATAAGCCACAAATCTACCAAAGAGGTTCGTTTGTTACAACAATCATTGATGGAAAACCATCGAAAACTCCTCCAAACTGTGAAAGTCCAAAGACACATCAGGGTCACGTAACCACGACAACTATTATAAAAGAATGTGATAAAATCAATGGAGAATTAACAAGTGGAAATGTACTCAAGCACAATCTCAGGAATTCTATGTCGTCTTCAAAAATATCGATCAATAGTGATATGAGTAATAGCACTGCACAATATTATCAAAAGAAAGAAAGGGACAAACGCGAACGTGAAGCACGACGATTAGAGCGAGAAAGATATATGCAACAATACGGGTCCAAGCTACAAAGAAGCGCAAATGACTTGGACAACGGCTTAGACCGCCGCCATCTCCATTATCATAGATCTCATGCACGAAGCGTTGAATATCTAAATGGAACATCTGATAGGCGTAAACTGACTCTTCCAAACGAAGCTAGTTCTCGTCGTGAAATGAGAAGTGTGAAAAGTCTCGATTTCGAGAGCGACAACAACAAGCAATATGCCTCAGAACCGTCTGGTCCAATGAGGATGAGACCAGCACCACCAAAGAAACCTCTCCGACTCTCTTTACAGCGCGCACAGAGCCTTCAAACTGTTGAAGGAATTATGATAGATGCACACAGTGACAAAAAACGAGGTATGAAACGGTCTCACCGTAGCGGGAAACCCTCAGATATGTCATCTCAGTACATCGAGAACAACGTTCCTCTCCAAACCGCTTCCCTTGGTcgacaaaaatatatttaa